From the genome of Callithrix jacchus isolate 240 chromosome 7, calJac240_pri, whole genome shotgun sequence, one region includes:
- the USP6NL gene encoding USP6 N-terminal-like protein isoform X7 gives MFIFTLLRHAWISSHLISEKLKHRARGCSPDIRQIDLDVNRTFRDHIMFRDRYGVKQQSLFHVLAAYSIYNTEVGYCQGMSQITALLLMYMNEEDAFWALVKLFSGPKHAMHGFFVQGFPKLLRFQEHHEKILNKFLSKLKQHLDSQEIYTSFYTMKWFFQCFLDRTPFTLNLRIWDIYIFEGERVLTAMSYTILKLHKKHLMKLSMEELVEFLQETLAKDFFFEDDFVIEQLQISMAELKRAKLDLPEPGKEDEYPKKPLGQLPPELQSGSVHHLSNGQRSVGRPSPQTSSRRESGAPHKRHEHSPHPQSRTGTPERAWPPRRKSVEEESKKLKDEADFQRKLPSGPLDSCRQYNHAAANQNSNATSNIRKEFVPKWNKPSDISATERTAKYAVEGKGRAAHPTLAVTAPGPAEVRVSNARPKMKALDVEDGKRGSTASQYDNVPGPEPDSSASVEEALERAYSQSPRHAAYPPSPRKHAEPSSSPSKVSNKFTFKVQPPSHARYPSQLDGEARGPTHPPSYSSPPVYHGNSPKHFPPASSSFASPQFSPGTQLNPSRRPHGSTLSISATPEKSYSRPSPLVLPSSRIEVLPVDAGAGGFSGNSGSPKNGRVIIPPVDYLPDNRTWSEVSYTYRPEMHAQSWTRDASRGNLPNYAAFQHAPFQDRGLPAISVGSPVRYKASPAAEDASPSGYLYSGPQPPAYHYRNREGLSMQESVLL, from the exons gcaACAGTCCTTATTCCATGTTCTTGCTGCATATTCTATTTATAATACG GAAGTCGGGTATTGTCAGGGGATGAGCCAGATCACAGCTTTACTCCTCATGTACATGAACGAGGAAGATGCCTTCTGGGCCCTGGTCAAACTCTTCTCAGGCCCTAAACATGCCATGCATG GCTTTTTTGTCCAAGGTTTTCCTAAACTCTTGAGGTTTCAAGAACATCatgaaaaaatactgaataaattTTTGTCCAAGCTTAAGCAACACTTG GATTCTCAAGAAATCTACACAAGTTTTTACACAATGAAATGGTTTTTTCAGTGTTTCCTTGATCGT ACTCCCTTTACACTAAACCTCAGAATATGGGATATCTACATCTTTGAAGGAGAACGAGTTCTTACTGCTATGTCTTACACAATCTTAAAATTACACAAAA AACATCTAATGAAATTGTCCATGGAAGAACTTGTAGAATTTCTTCAGGAGACCTTGGCAAAGgattttttctttgaagatgaTTTTGTTATAGAACAACTTCAGATTTCTATGGCAGAATTAAAGCGGGCAAAGTTAGACCTTCCAGAACCTG gtAAAGAGGATGAATATCCAAAGAAGCCCTTGGGCCAGCTTCCGCCTGAGCTGCAGTCTGGGAGTGTCCATCACCTGAGCAACGGACAGAGGAGCGTGGGCCGGCCGAGCCCGCAGACCAGCAGCAGGAGGGAGAGCGGGGCGCCCCACAAGAGGCACGAGCACTCGCCGCACCCCCAGAGCAGGACCGGGACGCCGGAGAGAGCATGGCCGCCAAGACGGAAATCGGTGGAGGAGGAGAGCAAAAAGCTTAAAGATGAGGCAGATTTTCAAAGAAAACTCCCATCAGGTCCACTGGACAGTTGCAGGCAATATAATCACGCAGCTGCCAACCAAAATAGCAACGCCACTTCAAACATCAGGAAGGAATTTGTGCCCAAATGGAATAAACCGTCAGACATCTCAGCTACGGAGAGAACTGCAAAATATGCCGTGGAAGGCAAAGGTCGAGCCGCGCACCCCACGCTTGCGGTTACCGCCCCAGGCCCTGCCGAGGTGCGGGTGTCAAATGCGCGGCCAAAGATGAAGGCTCTGGATGTGGAGGACGGGAAGCGGGGCTCCACCGCGTCACAGTACGACAATGTGCCAGGCCCGGAGCCGGACAGCAGCGCTTCCGTGGAGGAGGCGCTGGAAAGGGCTTACTCTCAGAGCCCACGGCATGCGGCTTACCCTCCCAGTCCGAGAAAGCACGCTGAGCCAAGCTCTAGTCCATCAAAAGTGTCCAACAAGTTTACTTTTAAAGTACAGCCTCCGAGTCATGCACGATATCCGTCCCAGCTGGATGGAGAAGCCCGAGGGCCAACTCATCCCCCCTCTTATAGCAGTCCCCCCGTTTACCACGGAAACTCTCCGAAACACTTCCCTCCTGCCAGCAGCAGCTTTGCTTCTCCACAGTTTAGCCCTGGGACGCAACTGAATCCTTCCAGGAGACCTCACGGTTCTACCCTTTCCATCAGTGCTACTCCAGAGAAGTCTTACAGCCGTCCAAGCCCCCTTGTACTGCCATCTAGTCGAATAGAAGTCCTCCCTGTTGATGCTGGTGCTGGGGGGTTTTCGGGCAATTCAGGGTCACCAAAGAATGGAAGAGTTATCATTCCGCCAGTGGATTATTTGCCAGACAACAGAACATGGTCAGAAGTTAGTTATACATACAGACCTGAAATGCATGCACAATCATGGACCCGAGATGCTAGCCGCGGCAATTTACCAAACTACGCAGCCTTTCAACACGCACCCTTTCAGGACCGTGGCCTCCCAGCCATCTCTGTAGGTAGTCCCGTGCGGTATAAAGCTTCACCGGCCGCAGAAGATGCCAGTCCATCTGGGTATCTATATTCAGGGCCCCAGCCTCCAGCCTACCACTACAGGAATCGGGAAGGGCTTTCCATGCAAGAATCAGTGTTGCTGTGA